The following proteins come from a genomic window of Primulina huaijiensis isolate GDHJ02 unplaced genomic scaffold, ASM1229523v2 scaffold40265, whole genome shotgun sequence:
- the LOC140969170 gene encoding LOW QUALITY PROTEIN: myosin-binding protein 2-like (The sequence of the model RefSeq protein was modified relative to this genomic sequence to represent the inferred CDS: inserted 2 bases in 1 codon), with amino-acid sequence MVTNENEADVSIGTEIPDLNMTDEMQNQASILSYEAEHGSMQVDEQMVELKPLSVRETDHITDNQYSFYSELYEIEEDKVPDPPNSVDGLNHLRKKLLLLEKKESGAEESVDGSLTSELENGGGVVTMERLKSALRAERKNLRALYAELEEERSASAVAANQTMAMINRLQEEKAAMQMEALQYQRMMDEQMEYDQEALELLNELVVRREKENFELEKEIEMCKKKVLDYEAKEKMRISRSSRDGSARGGFSSGSSSNCEDSDGPDGLSIDLNRKAKEEGLFRNQEFTTPVDAFANLEEFLADFEEERFSILEQLKMLEEKLVAIDETEDLKQNNGNTDLHSNGCLLNGKNHLQRRMFVQTGKSLLPLFDATIDASGDEVPNGDMNGINLNGMHSTNESKFGTDNNKVGIEEEVDHLYQRLEAYEADKELLQHCISSLKXKGMDLLQEILRHIRDLRNLEFRARNLMEKVVI; translated from the exons ATGGTGACAAATGAAAATGAAGCAGACGTCTCAATTGGGACAGAAATTCCTGATTTAAATATGACAGATGAAATGCAAAATCAAGCATCGATTCTTTCATATGAAGCAGAACATG GTTCAATGCAAGTTGATGAACAGATGGTGGAATTGAAGCCATTATCGGTTCGAGAAACAGATCATATAACAGACAATCAATACTCGTTTTACTCCGAGCTATATGAGATTGAAGAAGATAAAGTTCCTGATCCTCCGAACTCAGTTGACGGTCTAAATCACTTGCGCAAGAAATTACTATTACTCGAGAAAAAGGAGTCTGGGGCCGAAGAATCAGTGGATGGAAGTCTGACAAGTGAGCTGGAAAATGGTGGTGGAGTTGTTACAATGGAACGTTTGAAATCAGCGCTGAGAGCCGAAAGGAAGAATTTGCGGGCTTTGTATGCCGAGTTAGAAGAAGAGAGAAGCGCCTCAGCAGTGGCGGCGAATCAGACGATGGCTATGATAAACCGACTCCAAGAAGAGAAGGCGGCAATGCAAATGGAAGCTTTGCAGTATCAGAGAATGATGGATGAACAAATGGAATATGACCAAGAAGCCTTGGAGCTTTTGAACGAGCTTGTGGTGAGAAGAGAGAAGGAAAATTTTGAACTTGAGAAAGAGATAGAAATGTGTAAAAAGAAGGTTTTGGACTATGAAGCAAAGGAAAAAATGAGGATATCGAGAAGTAGTAGAGATGGAAGTGCTAGGGGTGGATTTTCTTCTGGTTCTTCCAGCAATTGTGAGGACAGCGATGGTCCCGATGGATTGTCGATTGATTTAAATCGAAAAGCCAAAGAGGAAGGTCTTTTCAGAAATCAAGAATTCACCACTCCCGTGGATGCATTTGCTAATTTGGAAGAATTTTTAGCAGATTTTGAGGAAGAGAGATTCTCTATCCTTGAACAGCTTAAGATGCTAGAAGAAAAGCTTGTGGCAATAGATGAGACCGAAGATTTGAAACAAAACAATGGAAATACTGATTTGCATTCCAACGGATGCTTGTTGAATGGCAAGAATCACCTGCAGAGAAGAATGTTCGTTCAAACAGGAAAATCGCTTCTTCCTCTTTTTGATGCTACCATTGATGCAAGTGGCGATGAGGTGCCGAATGGGGACATGAACGGGATCAACTTAAATGGGATGCACAGCACTAATGAATCTAAGTTTGGAACTGACAACAATAAAGTTGGCATCGAAGAGGAGGTGGATCATCTGTATCAAAGGCTAGAAGCTTATGAGGCTGATAAAGAGTTGTTACAGCATTGTATTAGCTCCCTGAA AAAGGGAATGGATCTCCTTCAAGAAATTTTGCGACATATTCGTGATTTACGCAATTTGGAGTTCCGTGCAAGAAACTTGATGGAAAAGGTAGTAATTTGA